The proteins below come from a single Flavobacterium lindanitolerans genomic window:
- a CDS encoding SRPBCC family protein, with protein MNNSNQTITVETTVKAPISKVWQSFTEPQHTMNWSFASEDWHAPEAENDLRIGGKFRTKMAAKDGSMAFDFEGEYTQVENYKKIEYVMGDGRRVSVSFEDSGDTVKVTETFDPENTHPIEFQKAGWQAIMDNFKKYTETL; from the coding sequence ATGAACAATTCAAATCAAACAATTACCGTAGAAACTACCGTAAAAGCTCCTATTTCCAAAGTATGGCAAAGCTTTACAGAACCGCAACACACCATGAACTGGAGTTTTGCATCTGAAGATTGGCACGCTCCTGAAGCAGAAAACGATTTGAGAATCGGAGGAAAATTCAGAACAAAGATGGCGGCTAAAGACGGCAGTATGGCATTTGATTTCGAAGGCGAATACACCCAGGTCGAGAACTATAAAAAAATAGAATATGTAATGGGTGATGGTCGCCGGGTAAGTGTTAGTTTCGAAGATTCCGGTGATACCGTAAAAGTAACGGAAACTTTCGACCCTGAAAATACGCACCCTATCGAATTCCAAAAAGCAGGATGGCAAGCCATCATGGATAATTTCAAAAAATATACAGAGACACTGTAA
- a CDS encoding VOC family protein — translation MAKEFWINLPAKDLGKTRAFFKAIDFRENLQFSENPTMASFFVGDKNVVVNFFPEALFKSFSGNEIADTAKGTETLFSIDAQSPNEVDELANKAVAAGAVLYAQPGEKDGWMYGCGFSDPDGHRWNVLFMDFSKMPQQ, via the coding sequence ATGGCAAAAGAATTTTGGATAAATCTTCCGGCAAAAGACCTTGGCAAAACCAGGGCTTTCTTTAAAGCGATTGACTTTAGGGAAAATTTACAATTTAGCGAAAACCCTACAATGGCTTCGTTTTTTGTGGGAGACAAGAATGTAGTGGTTAATTTCTTTCCTGAGGCGCTTTTTAAGAGCTTTAGCGGCAACGAAATTGCAGACACGGCAAAAGGTACCGAAACCCTGTTTTCAATCGACGCACAATCTCCTAATGAGGTTGACGAACTGGCTAACAAAGCCGTGGCTGCCGGAGCAGTACTTTATGCCCAACCGGGTGAAAAAGACGGTTGGATGTATGGTTGCGGATTCAGTGACCCGGATGGCCACCGCTGGAACGTTCTTTTTATGGATTTCAGCAAAATGCCACAACAATAA
- a CDS encoding MerR family transcriptional regulator, translating into MHLDLSPDKRYYSIGELAKAFDVNASLIRFWDKEFDILKPKKNAKGNRMFTPEDVKNLQLIYHLVKERGFTLEGAKTHLKEGQKKTLDKFEIISKLETIKAQLTNIKNEL; encoded by the coding sequence ATGCATTTAGACTTATCGCCGGATAAAAGATATTACAGCATTGGCGAACTAGCCAAAGCTTTTGACGTGAATGCTTCGCTCATCCGATTTTGGGACAAGGAATTCGATATCCTGAAACCTAAAAAGAATGCGAAAGGCAACCGTATGTTTACGCCCGAAGACGTAAAAAATCTCCAGTTAATTTATCATCTGGTCAAAGAACGAGGCTTTACCCTTGAAGGTGCCAAAACGCATTTAAAGGAAGGCCAGAAAAAGACTTTGGATAAATTTGAAATCATCAGCAAGCTGGAAACCATAAAAGCCCAGCTGACCAATATTAAAAACGAATTATAG
- a CDS encoding M23 family metallopeptidase — MKKVKYYYDTENLAYRKIKPKKGQKLGVIALFLLASALFGFLCFVILINTPFFETPKDRLQAREIENMKINYAILNKKMDQIDEVLENVAERDNNLYRVYFNSSPIPEEQRKAGFGGVNRYKALEGYNNSELVVSTTKRVDIISKELVIQSKSLDEILKLAKEKEKLLTAIPAIQPVKNEQLKQMASGFGYRSDPFTKIRKFHAGMDFSAKTGTPVYATGDGVVERADNTASGYGNHIVIRHGFGYETLYGHLSKYKVRAGQRVKRGDVIGYVGSTGRSEAPHLHYEVHKNGEVVNPLNYYYGNISAAEFAAISKLANQENQSLD, encoded by the coding sequence ATGAAGAAGGTAAAATATTATTACGATACCGAAAATTTAGCTTACCGGAAAATCAAACCCAAAAAAGGACAAAAACTAGGCGTAATCGCCTTATTTTTATTGGCTTCGGCATTGTTCGGATTTTTATGCTTCGTGATATTAATCAATACACCGTTCTTTGAAACTCCCAAGGACAGACTTCAGGCCCGTGAGATTGAAAACATGAAAATCAATTATGCTATCCTGAACAAAAAAATGGACCAGATTGATGAAGTTCTGGAAAACGTTGCGGAACGTGACAATAATTTGTATCGTGTTTACTTCAACTCCTCACCTATTCCTGAAGAACAGCGAAAGGCAGGTTTTGGCGGCGTGAACCGATACAAGGCACTGGAAGGCTATAACAATTCCGAACTGGTTGTCAGTACGACAAAACGCGTGGATATTATATCCAAAGAATTGGTTATCCAATCCAAATCTTTAGACGAAATCCTAAAGCTGGCAAAAGAAAAAGAAAAACTACTGACAGCAATTCCTGCCATTCAGCCAGTCAAAAATGAGCAATTGAAGCAGATGGCATCCGGATTCGGTTACCGTAGTGACCCGTTTACCAAAATCAGGAAATTCCACGCAGGAATGGACTTTTCTGCCAAAACCGGAACTCCGGTTTATGCAACCGGTGACGGTGTAGTAGAACGGGCAGACAACACGGCATCCGGTTATGGAAACCATATCGTAATTCGGCACGGATTTGGATATGAAACATTGTATGGGCATTTAAGCAAATATAAAGTAAGAGCCGGGCAAAGAGTAAAACGGGGTGATGTGATTGGCTATGTAGGAAGTACAGGGCGTTCCGAGGCACCACACCTGCATTATGAAGTCCATAAAAACGGAGAAGTCGTAAACCCATTGAATTATTATTACGGAAATATTTCGGCAGCAGAGTTTGCGGCCATATCAAAATTAGCTAACCAGGAAAACCAATCTTTAGATTAA
- a CDS encoding LemA family protein has protein sequence MRKWLIPLGIIVVLVVIIGFWVVGIKNTALKHNQAVSKEWGNVETTYQRRNDLIGNLVNTVKGAADFEKGTLTAVVEARAKATSMTIDPSNVTPEQMAQFQQAQSNVSSSLSRLLVSVEAYPQLKANENFLKLQDELASTENQILTARTRFNEQVQIYNGYVLSFPNSLFLGGSYPEKPYFKSVEGAEKPVEVKF, from the coding sequence ATGAGAAAATGGTTAATACCTCTGGGAATTATTGTTGTATTGGTAGTAATTATCGGATTCTGGGTTGTCGGAATTAAAAATACGGCATTGAAACACAATCAGGCTGTTTCAAAAGAATGGGGAAATGTTGAGACTACTTACCAAAGAAGAAATGACCTTATTGGCAATTTGGTCAATACCGTAAAAGGAGCTGCCGATTTCGAAAAAGGAACCCTGACTGCAGTTGTGGAAGCCCGTGCAAAAGCAACTTCTATGACAATTGACCCAAGTAATGTTACTCCGGAACAAATGGCACAATTCCAACAGGCACAATCTAATGTATCTTCCAGCCTTTCCAGATTATTGGTTTCTGTTGAAGCTTATCCGCAATTGAAAGCAAATGAAAACTTCCTGAAACTGCAAGATGAATTGGCCAGTACAGAAAACCAAATCCTTACAGCGAGAACGCGTTTCAATGAGCAGGTTCAGATTTACAACGGTTATGTGCTTAGCTTCCCGAACAGTTTATTCCTGGGAGGTTCCTATCCTGAAAAACCATATTTTAAATCAGTTGAAGGCGCTGAAAAACCTGTAGAAGTAAAATTCTAA
- a CDS encoding MvdC/MvdD family ATP grasp protein, translating into MILCLTHSNDLYTIDIVMKRLKELGKEAYRMNSDLFSSKLSFDYSLSDNKNTVQIQIDDRVIDANAVEAVWYRKLWQAEAPDELDDDFKEIYLQEYYTMQNIFFESLRDVPWFNPMAKDHEISNNKFGQLSVAAQNGIETPKSLFTNNQEQVKAFFYEECNKEMIAKLHGTLSRSMLGNTPFFPTTQITEPNLAGLATLIYCPMIFQEMIPKAYELRIIYVDGEFFAGKINAGQSERGKTDWRIATDIYFKWEPYKLPDPVATSLTKMMQQIGLFFGAIDMIRHQDGRYIFLEVNPQGEWGMLQRDLSYPIGETIAEKLVARLE; encoded by the coding sequence ATGATACTTTGTCTGACGCACAGCAATGATCTCTATACGATAGATATAGTGATGAAAAGGCTGAAAGAACTGGGGAAGGAGGCCTATAGAATGAATAGTGACCTTTTTTCGTCCAAACTATCTTTTGATTATTCGCTTTCCGATAATAAGAATACTGTCCAAATCCAAATTGATGACCGTGTCATTGATGCCAATGCAGTGGAAGCTGTTTGGTACCGAAAACTTTGGCAGGCAGAAGCTCCTGACGAACTCGATGATGATTTTAAAGAAATCTATCTTCAGGAATATTACACCATGCAAAATATCTTTTTTGAATCGCTACGTGATGTTCCCTGGTTTAATCCAATGGCAAAAGACCATGAAATAAGCAATAACAAGTTCGGACAATTATCTGTTGCCGCACAAAATGGCATTGAGACACCCAAAAGTCTTTTTACAAACAATCAGGAACAGGTAAAAGCGTTTTTCTATGAGGAATGCAACAAAGAGATGATAGCCAAGCTTCATGGTACACTTTCCCGAAGTATGTTGGGCAATACACCTTTTTTCCCTACTACACAGATAACAGAACCTAATCTGGCCGGCCTTGCTACCCTGATTTACTGTCCCATGATTTTTCAGGAAATGATTCCGAAGGCCTATGAACTCCGCATAATTTATGTTGATGGCGAATTTTTTGCCGGAAAAATAAATGCCGGACAGTCAGAACGTGGCAAAACAGACTGGCGTATTGCAACCGATATTTATTTTAAATGGGAACCTTATAAACTTCCAGACCCGGTTGCAACTTCGCTTACAAAAATGATGCAACAGATAGGACTCTTTTTTGGCGCTATTGACATGATTCGCCATCAGGACGGGCGCTATATTTTTCTGGAGGTAAATCCTCAGGGTGAATGGGGAATGCTGCAAAGAGATTTAAGCTATCCTATTGGGGAAACCATAGCCGAAAAATTAGTCGCGAGGTTAGAGTAG
- a CDS encoding microviridin/marinostatin family tricyclic proteinase inhibitor, translated as MENDKKLKKPFFANFLESQVPEKEMEQINGGTDAVTMKFPSDGEDGPGQVITSRVKDLYQTMKYPSDSDEEGVEL; from the coding sequence ATGGAAAATGACAAAAAATTGAAAAAACCTTTCTTTGCCAACTTTTTGGAAAGCCAGGTTCCTGAAAAGGAAATGGAACAAATTAATGGTGGAACTGATGCAGTAACTATGAAATTCCCATCAGATGGTGAAGATGGCCCAGGCCAGGTAATCACAAGCAGAGTCAAAGATCTTTATCAGACGATGAAATATCCGTCTGATAGTGACGAAGAAGGAGTCGAGCTTTAA
- the alaS gene encoding alanine--tRNA ligase codes for MKSQDIRKQFLQFFEERGHLIVPSAPIVLKDDPTLMFNNSGMAQFKEYFLGNATPKSKRIADTQKCLRVSGKHNDLEDVGFDTYHHTMFEMLGNWSFGDYFKKEAINWAWQLLTEVYKIPKENLYVSVFEGNPAENVPFDQEAWDIWKTLVDEDRIILGNKKDNFWEMGEQGPCGPCSEIHVDLRSEEEKAQVSGKSLVNNDHPQVVEIWNNVFMEFNRKADGSLEKLPAKHVDTGMGFERLCMALQGVQSNYDTDVFTPLIREVESITGKKYTSNEVKDISEEQNKTNIAIRVVVDHVRAVAFAIADGQLPSNTGAGYVIRRILRRAIRYGFTFLNTKEPFIYKLVAVLANQMGEFFPEIKTQQNLVTNVIKEEEASFLRTLDQGLQLLENVVKETKGNEVSGAKAFELYDTFGFPKDLTALILKEKGMSYNEKEFDAELQKQKDRSRAASETSTDDWTVLVEGNIETFVGYDEVEKEVRITRYRKVDSKKDGKLYQIVLDATPFYPEGGGQVGDKGTLFTPNQAIEIIDTKKENNLILHFAKELPENPQGKFMALVNTKLRSESASNHSATHLLHQALRHVLGTHVEQKGSLVAPNHLRFDFSHFAKVTDEELKEVETFVNAKIQEQLPLIERRNIPFKQAIEEGAMALFGEKYGDTVRAIKFGDSIELCGGIHVGNTADIWYFKIVSEGAVAAGIRRIEAITNEGAKEFFASQENALKEIKEALKNPQDSLKAVVSLQEENAKLKKQVEALLKEKAKNLKGELVSEIEEINGLKFLAKQVDLNPEGAKDLAYELGSLGTNLFLVLATAEEGKPMLTCYISKELVAERNLNAGQVVRELGKYIQGGGGGQPFFATAGGKNADGIREALEKAKDFIK; via the coding sequence ATGAAATCACAGGATATCAGAAAGCAATTTTTACAATTTTTTGAAGAACGCGGGCATTTAATTGTGCCTTCAGCGCCTATCGTTTTAAAAGACGACCCAACCTTGATGTTTAATAATTCTGGGATGGCGCAGTTCAAGGAATATTTTTTGGGTAACGCCACGCCAAAAAGTAAAAGAATTGCCGATACCCAAAAATGCCTTCGCGTTTCCGGTAAACATAACGATTTGGAAGATGTAGGTTTTGACACCTACCACCACACCATGTTTGAAATGTTGGGGAACTGGAGTTTTGGTGATTATTTCAAAAAAGAAGCGATTAATTGGGCCTGGCAACTGCTGACAGAAGTCTACAAAATTCCAAAAGAAAACCTGTACGTTTCTGTTTTTGAAGGCAATCCGGCTGAAAATGTACCGTTTGACCAGGAAGCCTGGGACATCTGGAAAACGTTGGTCGATGAAGACCGTATTATACTTGGAAATAAAAAAGACAATTTCTGGGAAATGGGAGAACAGGGACCATGCGGGCCGTGTTCAGAAATCCATGTCGATTTGCGCAGTGAAGAAGAAAAGGCACAGGTTTCTGGAAAGAGCCTGGTCAATAACGACCATCCGCAGGTTGTAGAAATCTGGAATAACGTTTTTATGGAATTCAACCGTAAGGCTGATGGTTCTCTTGAAAAACTACCGGCTAAGCATGTGGATACCGGTATGGGATTTGAGCGCTTGTGCATGGCTTTGCAAGGCGTACAGTCCAATTATGACACAGATGTATTTACACCGCTCATTCGCGAAGTTGAATCCATCACCGGAAAAAAATATACTTCAAACGAGGTTAAAGATATAAGCGAAGAACAAAACAAAACCAATATTGCGATTCGTGTTGTTGTAGACCACGTTCGTGCGGTAGCTTTTGCTATTGCTGATGGTCAATTACCATCTAATACGGGTGCAGGTTACGTTATCAGAAGGATTTTGCGTCGCGCTATCCGTTACGGATTTACTTTCCTGAATACGAAAGAACCGTTTATTTATAAATTGGTTGCTGTTTTGGCAAACCAGATGGGAGAGTTTTTTCCGGAAATCAAAACACAGCAAAATCTGGTTACCAATGTAATCAAGGAAGAAGAAGCTTCTTTCTTGCGAACACTGGACCAGGGGTTGCAGCTGCTTGAAAATGTTGTCAAAGAAACAAAAGGGAATGAGGTTTCGGGAGCAAAAGCTTTTGAACTGTATGACACTTTTGGTTTCCCTAAAGATTTGACTGCATTGATTCTGAAAGAAAAAGGCATGTCCTATAACGAAAAAGAATTTGATGCCGAACTGCAAAAGCAGAAAGACCGTTCCCGTGCCGCATCAGAAACTTCAACAGACGACTGGACTGTTTTGGTGGAAGGAAACATTGAAACTTTTGTAGGATATGATGAGGTAGAAAAAGAAGTAAGAATAACACGATATAGAAAAGTAGATTCTAAAAAAGACGGTAAGCTGTACCAGATTGTTTTAGATGCTACACCATTTTATCCGGAAGGTGGAGGTCAGGTAGGTGACAAAGGAACATTGTTCACGCCAAACCAGGCCATCGAGATTATCGATACCAAAAAAGAAAACAACCTGATATTGCATTTTGCAAAAGAATTGCCTGAAAATCCGCAAGGAAAATTCATGGCATTGGTCAATACCAAACTGCGAAGCGAATCGGCAAGCAATCACTCGGCTACGCACTTGTTGCACCAGGCCCTGAGACATGTTTTAGGAACACACGTAGAGCAAAAAGGTTCGTTGGTAGCGCCTAACCATCTTCGTTTTGACTTTTCTCATTTTGCAAAAGTAACCGACGAAGAATTGAAGGAAGTAGAAACTTTTGTAAATGCAAAAATCCAGGAACAGCTTCCGTTGATTGAAAGAAGAAATATTCCGTTCAAACAGGCAATCGAAGAAGGTGCTATGGCATTATTCGGAGAAAAATACGGCGATACGGTACGTGCTATAAAATTTGGCGACAGCATTGAACTTTGCGGAGGAATCCACGTTGGCAATACGGCAGACATCTGGTATTTTAAAATTGTAAGTGAAGGAGCGGTGGCTGCCGGAATACGACGTATTGAAGCCATCACAAATGAAGGTGCAAAAGAGTTTTTTGCTTCTCAGGAAAATGCTTTGAAAGAAATAAAAGAAGCTTTGAAAAATCCACAGGATTCATTAAAAGCGGTTGTTTCTTTACAGGAGGAAAATGCCAAATTGAAAAAACAGGTGGAGGCTTTGCTGAAAGAAAAAGCAAAAAATCTAAAAGGCGAATTGGTTTCTGAAATCGAGGAAATCAATGGCCTGAAATTTTTAGCTAAACAAGTCGACCTGAATCCGGAAGGGGCGAAAGATCTGGCTTATGAATTGGGTAGCCTTGGTACGAATCTTTTCCTGGTTCTGGCTACAGCCGAAGAAGGAAAGCCAATGCTGACATGCTATATTTCTAAAGAATTGGTAGCAGAAAGAAACCTGAATGCCGGACAAGTTGTTCGTGAACTTGGAAAATATATCCAAGGTGGCGGTGGTGGTCAGCCTTTCTTTGCAACAGCAGGAGGAAAAAATGCAGACGGAATCAGAGAAGCGCTTGAAAAAGCAAAAGATTTTATAAAGTAA